The sequence AGGAAGTTTCCCCACAACCACAGCGGAAAATCCACTTTGTTGATTCAACAAGTCCGCAAACCCCAACTCAGTCAAATATAAAGATTCAATATAATCTACCATCCAAATCTTTAATTACATTTTTACGGGAATTACACTGCAAATATCTTCCTTTAAGAGATGGAAAAGCTTATGTCAGCGAAGCTGGTTTAGTAGATATTAATCCCGATTGGTTTGCTATTTGCATCGCTACGGTAGACGGACAAGTTTACTGCGTAGGAGATTGGGAAGAATCATTTTTAATTCAGTCAATATCAAAAGTTTTTGCTTACGGATTAGCACTCGAAGATAAAGGAAGAGATTACGTTTTAACCAAAGTTGATGTCGAACCAACCGGAGATGCTTACAACTCCATTATTAAAGTGGAATCCAAATCCAAACGACCTTATAACAGTATGGTGAATACCGGAGCGATCGCCACTACAAGTTTAATAGAAGGAGCAGGTCCGGGTCATAAACTTAACCGAATATTAGAAATGTACCGTCGCTATATCGGACGTAGAGTTTTTGTCGATACACCCATACTTGTATCCGAACAAAATAGTGGCGATCGCAATTGGGCTATATCATATTTGTTGCGAAATTTTGGCATGATTTCGGGAGATATTAGTCAAACTTTGCATTTGTATCTGCAGCAGTGCAGCATAATTATTAACTGTCGAGATTTAGCGTTGATGGGAGGAACTTTAGCTAATAGTGGCATAAATCCCGTGACTAAAGAGCGAGCCATCAATTCTATTTTTATTAAAGACTTGCTTAGCGTTATGCATACCTGTGGGATGTACGATTTTGCTGGGGAATGGGTATACAAAGTTGGATTTCCGGCAAAAAGTGGAGTTGGTGGTGGAATCATTGGTGTAGTACCCAATCAAATGGGAATCGCAGTTTTTTCTCCCCCTCTGGATTCTCGCGGTAACAGCATTCGGGCGATTAAAGTTTGCGAAGAACTATCTAAATATTTAGGGTTACATATTTTTGCTCGGTGATACGGAACGAGTAACGAGTAGCTGTTGAGGAATGGACTATAAGGTAACTGATAGCAAGATGGAAACAAGGTAGTTTAGTTGCTGATATAACTATTCCGCTTTGTTTTTGATAGTACGAATCTAAACAAAATCGAAAATATTTCGATAATCCTAATTAGAAGTACTAGTCTAGAAAAAGTGTATTTATCTGGTTTGGCGTGAAAAATGCCAGATTGTATGTAATTAGTTATGATTTGTAAGACGGATAGAATATCTAGCGTTAGCCATTCAAAACTTTAGAGTTAAAGGTCTTGATTAAATAGATTTAGCTCAAAAAAGCGTTAATAAATTATTGTATTTCGCTTAAAAAAGCAGAGTGGAGCAGATAAAAGCGATTTCCACAGTAAAGTATTAAGAGTGTAAAAGGAGAAAAGACATGACACAAGCTAAAGCTGGTGACAACGTAAAAGTTCACTACACGGGCAAGTTGGATGATGGTACAGTTTTTGATTCCTCTGCCGAACGCGAACCTTTACAGTTCTCCCTTGGTTCGGGAAATGTAATTCCTGGATTTGAAGAAGCGATAGTCGGTATGGCTCCCGGAGAGTCCAAAACTGCAACTATTCCCGCAGATCAAGCTTACGGTCCTCAACGTGAAGAACTAGTAATAACAGTTGAGAAAGAGCAAATACCTACAGATTTATCAGTAGAAGTCGGTCAACAATTACAGATTTCTCAAAATAACGGTCAGGTAATTCCAGTTATCGTTACAGACGTTTCGGATTCCAAAGTTACCCTTGATGCAAATCATCCTTTAGCAGGACAACAGTTAACTTTTGATATTGAGTTAGTTGAAGTTGGTTAAATAAATATTTGACCATAAGCCCGCGAAGGCGGGCTTTGTTTTGTTAGCCCCAGACTTATAGTCTGAAGGCATTCGATAAAATAGCATCTCTGTTCGCCTCCATATTAAAATTGCTAAGATTTAACTAACAATCCCAACAAAAAGCCGACAAGTACTAGTAAAAAGCAGAATATACCCGCAAAGATAAAAACAATTTTTTGATTAATTGGTATTAATAATAAATTGTTGTCGGATTTAAGTATCTCTTTGAATGCAGGAGAATCATTTTCATGATTTACCACGGGCGGTGAAATCGGGGTATGTTCCTCCTGTGGTGATGGAAAAATAACTGGCTTGACAGTTATTACTTCTTGTTGAACTAAGTCTTCTTGCGAAGTTGGGTTTTTTTCTTGTTCGACATGCTTGGGGCTTGGTGAGATATTTTCTTCTTCTTTTAAAGTTGGTTTTGGTACTTCTGATGATGTATTAACGCTTTTATTCTCAAATTTACTTAAAGGCTTACTTATAAGATAAGGTTCAGAAAAATCTTGTTTATAACCTCGAAAATAAACACCAGCTTTTAATTCACCTAATGACTTTGCAGCTTCGTAACGCACATCTCGATCTGAGTCTCGGAGTAAATCAATTAATAAATTAGTCGCTCGTAATTTGTTTAATTTACCCAGCGCGATCGCAACTTTATCTTTGCCAATTAATTTGTGTGAATTCGCAGTAATTGATTTTTCATCTAAATCATTATCTAAATCATTATTTAAAAATTGATCGGTGTAGAGAAAAGCAAAGTACTCGCGCAGTAATAAATGAGAAAACCGATAAGTCTCTTGTTCGGTATTCACACTTTTAATCAATAAATATAGATTTTGACATAAACTAAGAAAATCTTCTATCTTTTCTTGAGGCAAAAGCCTGTTAAAAATATCTGGAAGAATGTAATTATCATCTGGATGCTCATCACTCATTACTAAGACAGCAATTTGTCCTAATATCTGCTTAAGCTCTTTTAAAGAAAAAGCAATTGCAGTAACGTTGTGTTGCTTCTCCTTTTCTCTTTCATAACTTTTGCTGATAAAATTGTCGAACAATTTTTCAGGGCTATTTATATTAGCCAACTCTTCTAACTCATTTTTATTTTGCCTGTCATTGCTTATATATGGCGATACTAATACTGCTAATAAGAATGGTGTCCGAACCATCTTTCGTAAAGCCATATTCTGAATTAGTATGCTCCATATTTTACGAAAAAACTTACTATCTTTAGCAAAATTATATTCTAAATAATTTTTAATTTCTTCGTAGTTTAACTGTTTAAGAATTACTGCACCATTTAAATTCAGTTTTTCGCCACCGTCCCTAGTAATTATTCTTTGATAATCTCGATTGCGGCAAGTTATAATTGTCGGATTACATCCGTATATAGATTCAAAAACAGCGAATTTTTGCATAAATTCTATGCGATAATCGCGCTGTTTAGCATTTGGGTCTTTTATACTAGAATCTTTTGCAGGTAATTCATCTAATCCATCTAGCAGAAATAGAACCTGCTGAGCTTTTATTTTTTGTTCTAATAATCTTTCATTTATTCCGGAATAAATATATTTAGCCTGATTGATTAACCAGTTTAGAATATCTTCTTTTCTATCCCATCTACGGATTGGAGCAAATAAAGGTAAAAGCGATTGTGGATTTGTACTGTCTATATTTTGAGAAAATTTGCTGGCAAACATCCGTAACAACACTGTTTTACCAGCACCTGGTTCTCCTAGTAATAAAAGACGCTGTTCTTTATAATTAAAAATAGTCTCTAATTCAGACCATTGAGTGGCTTCGGAGTTCTTGAAATGTTTAACTGGGTTAACAAAATCTGGTTTTTCTTCAAAAGAGCGTGAAAAATTATAGTATTTAAATTCACCTTTGATAATATCATCACTAAATTCTTGAATAAAATTTTGGAGATAAATTTTGAAGCTCTCTTCTTCATTCATAATTGTTTTATAAAATATAGAGACCGTATTTTTTTCATATTCATTTTCATATTCATGACTAATAATTGTAATTAGATTATATTTCAGCAAAAAAATAAATTATAGTATGCTTCTGTATTCATATCATCATATTTTGATTGCTTTTCATTATTATCGTAATCGGGATATCTCTTCAGAGCTTTATAAGCATCCGGATGCTGATTTCGTCGATATATTTCTCGCATAGAAACTTCAACTGCATCTCTAACGTTACTAATTGCATCGTTTCGCCAGATATCTATTAAAATCTCTACCGCTTGTTCTTTATCTAGCTGTTGTGATGCTAAATCTAAATGACCAATTGCTCTCACTACTGCTTCTCTAGCAATCCGATCTTTATAATATTCTGGATTCTTTTTATTCTTTACTTTAGCAAGCAAATCTTTTAATGCACTGGGATTAGCAATTATTCCTAAAGCATCTGCTGCTGCTGCACAAATATCTGGTTCTTGTTCGGTTAATGCTTTTTTTAATGTACTAATACTTTTAAATGATTTTATTTGACTTAAAGCCTGAATTGCTTTGATTCTTTCGTCAATATCATCGCGATTTTTGAGAATATAGATAATTTTATTGACTTCCTTAATATTTAAAGGTTCTAACGGCTCGCAGTTAATTTTTTGTAAATATCGTTTAGCTAATTCCGAACCAGTTTGATTAAAAATATCGTTCAAAGACTCTTGAGCAGTATTACGTACATTGCTGATAACATCTTCACGGGCAGCTTTATTCAAAGCATCTGCAATTTTTTTTGTGACACTATCTTTTAAAGAGCTAGTATTTGTAACTGCTAACTTGCCCAGTACTTCTGCTGCCGCTTGTCGTAAATAGCGATCGCTTTCTTTTTCAAAGTTTAATGTGTCAATCAATGTATCAATAATATGCTGCGAGCAAGCTCCTATTTCTTTGACTGCTTCAACTACTGCAACGCGAACATCGGCATCTTCAGCAGATTTTTTGAGTAAACCAATTAATAAATCTATGACACCGCTGCCAACTTCTTTATCTGCTGTAATTTTCTTTGCTATCAACTCAATACTACTTTCCCTGACTTCTACTTTAGAATCCTTTAAATTGCTAATTAACCCAGATAAACTATCAATATTTACTAAACTGCTTTGTTGTTGTTCTCTATCGCGTATGAGACTATTTATAACGTATTCGGAAAACTTATTTTTATCTTTTTCTTGCCACAAAGCACGTTGTAATTTGATGCTTTGTGCCGATTTATTTTTTAACAAATCTTGTTGTTCGTATATTGCAGCCAGTGCTTCTAATGCAGTATCGCGTACATTGCTAATCGCATCGTTACGCATGATTTGAATTAAAGGTTCAACAGCTAAATCAAAAACTTTTTCTCTATCAGCTTCATACTTTACTAGCTTTCCTAACTCGCGAGCAGCAGCTTGACGAACAAACCGATCCTGATGTTGTAAGAAGCTAACTAATTCTTGTACGGCAATCG comes from Rivularia sp. PCC 7116 and encodes:
- a CDS encoding NACHT domain-containing NTPase, which encodes MNEEESFKIYLQNFIQEFSDDIIKGEFKYYNFSRSFEEKPDFVNPVKHFKNSEATQWSELETIFNYKEQRLLLLGEPGAGKTVLLRMFASKFSQNIDSTNPQSLLPLFAPIRRWDRKEDILNWLINQAKYIYSGINERLLEQKIKAQQVLFLLDGLDELPAKDSSIKDPNAKQRDYRIEFMQKFAVFESIYGCNPTIITCRNRDYQRIITRDGGEKLNLNGAVILKQLNYEEIKNYLEYNFAKDSKFFRKIWSILIQNMALRKMVRTPFLLAVLVSPYISNDRQNKNELEELANINSPEKLFDNFISKSYEREKEKQHNVTAIAFSLKELKQILGQIAVLVMSDEHPDDNYILPDIFNRLLPQEKIEDFLSLCQNLYLLIKSVNTEQETYRFSHLLLREYFAFLYTDQFLNNDLDNDLDEKSITANSHKLIGKDKVAIALGKLNKLRATNLLIDLLRDSDRDVRYEAAKSLGELKAGVYFRGYKQDFSEPYLISKPLSKFENKSVNTSSEVPKPTLKEEENISPSPKHVEQEKNPTSQEDLVQQEVITVKPVIFPSPQEEHTPISPPVVNHENDSPAFKEILKSDNNLLLIPINQKIVFIFAGIFCFLLVLVGFLLGLLVKS
- a CDS encoding peptidylprolyl isomerase yields the protein MTQAKAGDNVKVHYTGKLDDGTVFDSSAEREPLQFSLGSGNVIPGFEEAIVGMAPGESKTATIPADQAYGPQREELVITVEKEQIPTDLSVEVGQQLQISQNNGQVIPVIVTDVSDSKVTLDANHPLAGQQLTFDIELVEVG
- a CDS encoding HEAT repeat domain-containing protein; translation: MSEACLGRTQEINKFTQAIDALTNPEVSSQPYIFLYYGNLGIGKTTLLKKLEEVAKDKLEGNLNTIFIDWQKEYYRIYDAQSWDEIQPTNVLEVIYKSFYQAGKANYFDNYVATTNYWEEAKKKINQALESELENEAIQELIPLGADGIAQLINKDKYNSEEEEFKVAREFVESLLTTLEQGIYQNPENNLVGALSSGITKLAKEKPLIIFIDTYEIVEKAECDYILRQAIKKSNGPIVWVIAGRANLADSGWKNQGAKDALLAALHEEQQDADVIAVAIKLLGIFDNSIAVQELVSFLQHQDRFVRQAAARELGKLVKYEADREKVFDLAVEPLIQIMRNDAISNVRDTALEALAAIYEQQDLLKNKSAQSIKLQRALWQEKDKNKFSEYVINSLIRDREQQQSSLVNIDSLSGLISNLKDSKVEVRESSIELIAKKITADKEVGSGVIDLLIGLLKKSAEDADVRVAVVEAVKEIGACSQHIIDTLIDTLNFEKESDRYLRQAAAEVLGKLAVTNTSSLKDSVTKKIADALNKAAREDVISNVRNTAQESLNDIFNQTGSELAKRYLQKINCEPLEPLNIKEVNKIIYILKNRDDIDERIKAIQALSQIKSFKSISTLKKALTEQEPDICAAAADALGIIANPSALKDLLAKVKNKKNPEYYKDRIAREAVVRAIGHLDLASQQLDKEQAVEILIDIWRNDAISNVRDAVEVSMREIYRRNQHPDAYKALKRYPDYDNNEKQSKYDDMNTEAYYNLFFC
- the glsA gene encoding glutaminase A, whose amino-acid sequence is MKIQYNLPSKSLITFLRELHCKYLPLRDGKAYVSEAGLVDINPDWFAICIATVDGQVYCVGDWEESFLIQSISKVFAYGLALEDKGRDYVLTKVDVEPTGDAYNSIIKVESKSKRPYNSMVNTGAIATTSLIEGAGPGHKLNRILEMYRRYIGRRVFVDTPILVSEQNSGDRNWAISYLLRNFGMISGDISQTLHLYLQQCSIIINCRDLALMGGTLANSGINPVTKERAINSIFIKDLLSVMHTCGMYDFAGEWVYKVGFPAKSGVGGGIIGVVPNQMGIAVFSPPLDSRGNSIRAIKVCEELSKYLGLHIFAR